A genomic segment from Blastococcus sp. PRF04-17 encodes:
- a CDS encoding MarR family winged helix-turn-helix transcriptional regulator yields the protein MGASEESLSLLIGRSAKELNRAFDDVLVAAGGSTPVWQVLLALAGGDHRSQAELAEAIGVRQPTLVHHLDAMERAGLVSRRRGEGNRRVQLVTVTESGRALFLRLRRVAASFDGRLRAGLEDGDVAELRRLLELLRENARPD from the coding sequence GTGGGCGCGTCGGAGGAGTCGCTGAGCCTGCTGATCGGCCGCTCGGCCAAGGAGCTGAACAGGGCGTTCGACGACGTCCTCGTCGCGGCGGGCGGCTCGACACCGGTCTGGCAGGTCCTGCTCGCCCTCGCCGGCGGCGACCACCGGAGCCAGGCGGAGCTCGCGGAGGCGATCGGCGTGCGGCAGCCGACGCTGGTCCACCACCTCGACGCCATGGAGCGGGCCGGCCTCGTGAGCCGCCGCCGCGGGGAGGGGAACAGGCGCGTCCAGCTCGTCACCGTGACGGAATCGGGTCGGGCACTCTTCCTGCGCCTGCGCCGGGTCGCGGCATCCTTCGACGGCCGCCTCCGAGCCGGCCTGGAGGACGGCGACGTGGCCGAGCTCCGTCGACTGCTCGAGCTGCTCAGGGAGAACGCGCGACCCGACTGA
- a CDS encoding ferritin-like domain-containing protein gives MSDKNAKLINQLRALVLLTQTEEQVARTRVSQARTDAVRRELQQNADNAAARTLEITEQLRALGGVPDVVTPAIGRLTAVLKATFEQAAPFEEALLTDLQLEHQLLDRARYLKVLADQAKETKVRQLAEKLVDAHEATVEWLTVVLAEEAMGGPAALVPTPVQKVAGGVARAVNAPVRFWANTVNNAVDTVKHAGEETSDRFAAVTDRAQQLGDAVRETLTAGRSASLRRAEQIARREGDKDAADAARSAREELGDVSADELPIKNYDQLSVGDAVKAIKGLKEPHDIRVVIRYEETHKGRANVASAAQTQLASLAKEAVGVDS, from the coding sequence ATGTCCGACAAGAACGCCAAGCTGATCAACCAGCTGCGCGCTCTGGTCCTGCTCACCCAGACCGAGGAGCAGGTCGCGCGGACCCGCGTCTCGCAGGCCCGGACCGACGCCGTCCGCCGCGAGCTGCAGCAGAACGCCGACAACGCCGCGGCCCGCACGCTCGAGATCACCGAGCAGCTGCGCGCGCTCGGTGGCGTCCCGGACGTCGTCACCCCGGCGATCGGCCGGCTGACCGCCGTCCTCAAGGCGACCTTCGAGCAGGCCGCTCCCTTCGAGGAGGCCCTGCTGACCGACCTGCAGCTCGAGCACCAGCTGCTCGACCGCGCCCGGTACCTGAAGGTTCTGGCCGACCAGGCCAAGGAGACCAAGGTCCGGCAGCTCGCCGAGAAGCTCGTCGACGCCCACGAGGCGACCGTCGAGTGGCTCACCGTCGTGCTGGCCGAGGAGGCCATGGGCGGCCCGGCCGCGCTGGTCCCGACCCCGGTGCAGAAGGTGGCCGGTGGTGTCGCCCGCGCGGTCAACGCGCCGGTGCGGTTCTGGGCCAACACGGTCAACAACGCCGTCGACACCGTCAAGCACGCCGGCGAGGAGACCTCCGACCGGTTCGCCGCGGTGACCGACCGCGCGCAGCAGTTGGGCGACGCCGTCCGCGAGACGCTCACTGCCGGCCGCAGCGCCTCGCTGCGCCGCGCCGAGCAGATCGCCCGCCGCGAGGGCGACAAGGACGCCGCCGACGCCGCCAGGTCCGCCCGTGAGGAGCTCGGCGACGTCTCCGCCGACGAGCTGCCGATCAAGAACTACGACCAGCTCTCCGTCGGCGACGCCGTGAAGGCCATCAAGGGCCTCAAGGAGCCGCACGACATCCGCGTGGTCATCCGCTACGAGGAGACCCACAAGGGCCGGGCGAACGTGGCCAGCGCCGCGCAGACCCAGCTCGCCTCGCTGGCCAAGGAGGCCGTGGGCGTCGACAGCTGA
- a CDS encoding TetR/AcrR family transcriptional regulator, whose translation MAIPSSPEASRIERRRAGVMEEALDHAVALMAAEGVGALSVNEVARRMGIRGPSLYKYFPSRHAIYDALFLRGLRAQQAAVAAAVEGLPPGVAQLRAGGAAVVRWAVANPALAQLLHWRPVPGFEPSPEAFAPSRDDMVLVRSAFAAAVRAGHLSPAASTDDAVRLWTVLLSGLISQQLANQPGVPFEEGAFSRLTGTAIDQFLSAYTP comes from the coding sequence GTGGCTATCCCTTCAAGCCCCGAAGCGTCGAGAATCGAGCGCCGCCGGGCCGGGGTCATGGAGGAGGCGCTCGACCACGCGGTGGCCCTGATGGCCGCCGAGGGGGTCGGCGCGCTGAGCGTCAACGAGGTCGCCCGGCGCATGGGCATCCGGGGGCCCTCGCTGTACAAGTACTTCCCCTCCCGGCACGCGATCTACGACGCGCTGTTCCTCCGCGGGCTGCGGGCGCAGCAGGCCGCCGTGGCAGCGGCGGTCGAGGGGCTGCCGCCGGGCGTGGCCCAGCTCCGCGCGGGCGGCGCGGCCGTCGTCCGGTGGGCCGTGGCCAACCCCGCACTGGCCCAGCTGCTGCACTGGCGCCCGGTCCCCGGGTTCGAGCCGTCGCCCGAGGCGTTCGCGCCCAGCCGGGACGACATGGTGCTGGTGCGGAGCGCCTTCGCCGCGGCGGTGCGGGCGGGCCACCTCTCCCCCGCCGCGAGCACCGACGACGCCGTCCGGCTCTGGACCGTCCTGCTCAGCGGGCTGATCTCCCAGCAGCTGGCCAACCAGCCCGGTGTGCCCTTCGAGGAGGGCGCCTTCAGCCGGCTCACCGGAACCGCGATCGACCAGTTCCTCTCCGCCTACACCCCCTGA
- a CDS encoding response regulator — MIRVLVVDDHPLFRAGVTGLLSSVGDTEVVADAADGEGAVREATLTRPDVVLMDLTLPGMSGLEATRRIARACPDSAVLVLSMLDDDESVLAAMRAGARGYVPKGAGQEELLAAVRAVAAGGAVFGAGVAGRLLAALDRPPTPAFPELTDRESEVLSLMAEGWDNRRIAAELQVSAKTVANHVSHVLAKLQARDRVEAVLRARGR, encoded by the coding sequence GTGATCCGCGTCCTGGTCGTCGACGACCATCCGCTGTTCCGCGCCGGGGTCACCGGGCTGCTGTCCTCGGTGGGCGACACCGAGGTAGTCGCGGATGCCGCCGACGGCGAGGGCGCCGTCCGCGAGGCCACCCTCACCCGCCCCGACGTCGTCCTGATGGACCTCACGCTGCCCGGGATGTCGGGACTGGAGGCGACCCGCCGGATCGCCCGGGCCTGCCCCGACAGCGCCGTGCTCGTGCTGTCCATGCTGGACGACGACGAGTCGGTGCTCGCCGCGATGCGGGCCGGGGCACGCGGTTACGTGCCCAAGGGAGCCGGCCAGGAGGAGCTGCTCGCCGCGGTACGGGCCGTCGCCGCCGGCGGTGCGGTGTTCGGTGCCGGGGTGGCCGGGCGCCTGCTCGCCGCGCTCGACCGGCCGCCGACGCCGGCCTTCCCGGAGCTGACCGACCGCGAGTCGGAGGTGCTCTCGCTGATGGCCGAGGGCTGGGACAACCGCCGGATCGCCGCCGAGCTGCAGGTCAGCGCCAAGACAGTGGCCAATCACGTGTCGCACGTGCTGGCCAAGCTGCAGGCCCGCGACCGGGTGGAGGCGGTGCTGCGGGCCCGCGGCCGGTGA
- a CDS encoding LppU/SCO3897 family protein → MTTSEIQPPAQQPVQGGYPAPAEPEQKSGAKKWASIAGTVVVVGGVAAYNFTGGFGLGNPEVGDCVKMTSETEFETVDCGAGDAEYKVVGIDEQEMTYPEFEAAPIEDICVDFATTEVALWIGDIVTEPGTIYCGAAL, encoded by the coding sequence ATGACCACGTCCGAGATCCAGCCGCCCGCCCAGCAGCCTGTCCAGGGTGGCTACCCCGCGCCGGCCGAGCCCGAGCAGAAGAGCGGCGCCAAGAAGTGGGCGTCGATCGCCGGCACCGTCGTGGTCGTCGGCGGGGTCGCCGCGTACAACTTCACGGGTGGCTTCGGACTCGGCAACCCCGAGGTCGGCGACTGCGTGAAGATGACCAGCGAGACCGAGTTCGAGACCGTCGACTGCGGTGCCGGCGACGCCGAGTACAAGGTCGTCGGCATCGACGAGCAGGAGATGACCTACCCGGAGTTCGAGGCCGCCCCGATCGAGGACATCTGCGTCGACTTCGCGACGACCGAGGTGGCCCTCTGGATCGGCGACATCGTCACCGAGCCGGGCACGATCTACTGCGGCGCGGCCCTCTGA
- a CDS encoding cation:proton antiporter domain-containing protein — MTIDLLLLAGGVLGIGIAALSTRLRRLPLSEPLVGLAVGVLLGPAVLGLLPLAPLTEDHTWAHTATRLLLAISVMSVALRYPFGAARSRLRPVLILLAVAMPVMALVTAGLSAALLGLGLGSAALLGAALCPTDPVLASNVVTGTPAEEDLPARDRQILSLESGANDGLALPIVLLAVALAGPLTGGAAVLESLWQVAGAVAVGALLGWLGGRALRSGEEHGATDPGPLALFTVVLAFAVLGLSGIMKVDGVLAVFVCGLAFNVVATGAERTTDAPIDEAVNRFLVVPLFIALGAALPWSAWAELGTAGVALAVGVLVLRRLPVVLLLRRPLGLGLPDALHLGWFGPIGVSAIFYLSMEAERLGAEPTVIAAGTLVVAASTVVHGITAAPGRALYRRATEPKESPTQA; from the coding sequence GTGACGATCGACCTCCTCCTGCTCGCCGGGGGCGTCCTGGGCATCGGGATCGCGGCCCTCTCCACCCGGCTCCGGCGGCTGCCCCTGTCGGAGCCCCTCGTCGGCCTCGCCGTCGGCGTTCTCCTGGGCCCGGCCGTCCTGGGCCTGCTGCCCCTGGCGCCGCTGACCGAGGACCACACCTGGGCGCACACCGCGACCCGCCTGCTGCTGGCGATCTCGGTCATGAGCGTCGCGCTGCGCTACCCCTTCGGCGCGGCCCGGTCCCGGCTGCGTCCGGTGCTGATCCTGCTCGCGGTCGCGATGCCGGTCATGGCGCTGGTGACGGCGGGCCTGTCTGCGGCGCTGCTGGGGCTCGGCCTGGGGTCGGCCGCGCTGCTCGGTGCGGCGCTCTGCCCGACCGACCCCGTGCTCGCCTCGAACGTGGTCACCGGAACACCGGCCGAGGAGGACCTGCCCGCCCGCGACCGGCAGATCCTGTCGCTGGAGTCCGGGGCCAACGACGGCCTGGCGTTGCCGATCGTGCTCCTCGCCGTCGCCCTGGCCGGTCCGCTCACCGGTGGTGCGGCCGTCCTGGAGTCGCTGTGGCAGGTGGCCGGAGCCGTGGCCGTGGGGGCGCTGTTGGGCTGGCTGGGCGGCCGGGCGCTCCGGTCCGGCGAGGAGCACGGGGCCACCGATCCCGGTCCCCTGGCGCTGTTCACCGTCGTCCTGGCCTTCGCCGTGCTCGGGCTGTCGGGGATCATGAAGGTCGACGGCGTGCTCGCCGTCTTCGTCTGCGGCCTGGCGTTCAACGTCGTGGCCACCGGCGCGGAGCGGACGACGGACGCGCCGATCGACGAGGCCGTGAACCGGTTCCTCGTCGTCCCCCTCTTCATCGCGCTCGGCGCCGCGCTGCCCTGGTCGGCGTGGGCCGAGCTCGGGACGGCGGGCGTCGCCCTGGCGGTCGGTGTCCTGGTGCTCCGGCGGCTGCCCGTGGTCCTGCTGCTGCGGCGCCCGCTCGGGCTGGGCCTGCCCGACGCCCTGCACCTGGGCTGGTTCGGGCCCATCGGGGTCTCGGCGATCTTCTACCTGTCCATGGAGGCCGAGCGGCTGGGCGCCGAGCCGACGGTGATCGCGGCGGGCACGCTGGTGGTCGCGGCGAGCACCGTCGTGCACGGGATCACCGCCGCGCCCGGGCGGGCCCTCTACCGCAGGGCGACCGAGCCGAAGGAATCCCCCACTCAGGCCTGA
- a CDS encoding DUF427 domain-containing protein, producing MTTATWNGTVIAESDDIVTVEGNAYFPREAVRDDVLRPSDTHTVCPWKGTASYYSLEVDGQVNRDAAWYYPTPKDAAKEITGRVAFWRGVQVR from the coding sequence ATGACCACTGCGACCTGGAACGGCACCGTCATCGCCGAGTCCGACGACATCGTCACCGTCGAGGGCAACGCGTACTTCCCGCGCGAGGCCGTGCGCGACGACGTCCTGCGTCCATCGGACACCCACACCGTCTGCCCGTGGAAGGGCACGGCCTCCTACTACTCCCTCGAGGTCGACGGCCAGGTGAACCGGGACGCCGCCTGGTACTACCCCACACCCAAGGACGCCGCGAAGGAGATCACCGGGCGGGTCGCGTTCTGGCGAGGCGTGCAGGTCCGCTGA
- a CDS encoding potassium channel family protein, giving the protein MLWIDWLLTGVGAVVVLVALRDIFHTIWHPSGRGDLSHLVMRGLWRLGRRRRDQGAAGVLTGPLALALVIGMWLVLIIGGGALVYLPHLPEGFLFQSGVDVSERSAVLDAVYLSTVTLATLGFGDIVPQAGWLRIVVPMQGLIGFALLTASVTWVLQVYPALSRRRVLAVRLALLRTVPPGELLGDPQSTLAAPLLDGLAGGLVQARVDVTQYSETYYFRDGVEEAALPAMLSVASDLCAAGRTAPRTDVRVAADLLGTAIADFARVLDEQFLRVGGSTGDVLAAYAAAHHYGRQA; this is encoded by the coding sequence ATGCTCTGGATCGACTGGCTGCTCACCGGGGTCGGCGCCGTGGTCGTGCTCGTGGCCCTCCGCGACATCTTCCACACGATCTGGCACCCGAGCGGCCGCGGCGACCTCAGCCACCTGGTGATGCGCGGCCTCTGGCGGCTCGGCCGGCGCCGCCGCGACCAGGGGGCCGCAGGGGTGCTCACGGGACCGCTCGCCCTGGCCCTGGTGATCGGGATGTGGCTGGTGCTCATCATCGGGGGCGGTGCCCTGGTGTACCTGCCGCACCTCCCGGAGGGCTTCCTCTTCCAGAGCGGCGTGGACGTGAGCGAGCGCAGCGCCGTGCTCGACGCGGTCTACCTCTCCACCGTCACGCTCGCGACCCTCGGCTTCGGCGACATCGTGCCGCAGGCCGGCTGGCTCCGGATCGTCGTCCCCATGCAGGGGCTCATCGGGTTCGCCCTGCTCACCGCATCGGTCACCTGGGTGCTGCAGGTGTATCCCGCACTCAGTCGGCGGCGGGTGCTCGCGGTGCGACTCGCCCTGCTGCGCACCGTGCCGCCCGGAGAGCTCCTCGGCGACCCGCAGTCCACGTTGGCCGCCCCGCTGCTGGACGGCCTGGCGGGTGGGCTGGTCCAGGCCCGCGTCGACGTCACGCAGTACAGCGAGACCTACTACTTCCGGGACGGTGTCGAGGAGGCGGCGCTGCCGGCCATGCTCTCGGTCGCATCCGACCTGTGCGCTGCGGGCCGCACCGCACCACGGACGGACGTCCGCGTCGCCGCCGACCTGCTGGGCACCGCGATCGCCGACTTCGCGCGGGTCCTCGACGAGCAGTTCCTGCGGGTCGGCGGCTCGACCGGCGACGTGCTGGCCGCGTACGCGGCGGCGCACCACTACGGGCGTCAGGCCTGA
- a CDS encoding PaaI family thioesterase — protein sequence MGVHVERADDGSASIRFEAREEHLNPAGTVHGGVLATLVDTAMGTAVRTVAGDGDVPATSQLTVTYLRPGRPGELVVTARLRTKGEHLTVCEADVEQEDRGLVHAVATFALLHH from the coding sequence CTGGGTGTCCACGTCGAGCGAGCCGACGACGGCTCGGCCAGCATCCGGTTCGAGGCGCGGGAGGAGCACCTCAACCCGGCCGGCACCGTGCACGGCGGCGTCCTGGCGACGCTGGTGGACACGGCCATGGGGACGGCGGTCCGTACCGTGGCCGGCGACGGTGACGTGCCGGCCACCAGCCAGCTGACCGTCACCTACCTGCGGCCGGGCAGGCCCGGGGAACTCGTGGTGACGGCGCGCCTGCGCACCAAGGGCGAGCACCTCACGGTCTGCGAGGCCGACGTCGAGCAGGAGGACCGCGGCCTGGTGCACGCGGTCGCGACGTTCGCGCTACTGCACCACTGA
- a CDS encoding YciI family protein, producing MRFMVIVKATEASERGELPSTDLLEAMGAYNEELVKAGIMLDGDGLRPSSYGARVQFDAEGNTTVVDGPFAETKELVSGYWVFEVSSREEAIEWAKKAPFRGGELEIRPFSVAEDFGDAFTPELQEKENELREAVAQRGA from the coding sequence ATGCGCTTCATGGTGATCGTCAAGGCGACCGAGGCCAGCGAGCGGGGCGAGCTGCCGAGCACGGACCTGCTCGAGGCGATGGGCGCCTACAACGAGGAGCTGGTGAAGGCCGGCATCATGCTGGACGGCGACGGCCTGCGCCCGAGCTCGTACGGCGCCCGCGTGCAGTTCGACGCGGAGGGCAACACCACGGTCGTCGACGGCCCGTTCGCCGAGACCAAGGAGCTGGTCTCCGGCTACTGGGTCTTCGAGGTCTCCTCCCGCGAGGAGGCGATCGAGTGGGCGAAGAAGGCGCCGTTCCGCGGTGGTGAGCTCGAGATCCGTCCCTTCTCGGTCGCCGAGGACTTCGGTGACGCCTTCACGCCCGAGCTGCAGGAGAAGGAGAACGAGCTGCGCGAGGCCGTGGCTCAGCGCGGCGCGTGA
- a CDS encoding SRPBCC family protein, producing the protein MQTLDHDEVSTVVAARPQDVYALVADVTRTPEFSPEVTSVRWLDGATGPAVGARFESVNTAANGRRWRNRPVVTVAEPGREFAFTRTEPFSGTIAWRYLLEPVDGGTRVTESYTVQRPVSRFGWLVIEKVFGGSDRRAALREGMRTTLERLRATLEREGATEQR; encoded by the coding sequence GTGCAGACGCTGGACCACGACGAGGTCAGCACCGTCGTCGCCGCCCGCCCGCAGGACGTCTACGCACTCGTCGCCGACGTGACCCGGACGCCCGAGTTCAGTCCGGAGGTCACCAGCGTCCGGTGGCTGGACGGTGCCACCGGACCGGCCGTCGGAGCGCGGTTCGAGTCGGTGAACACCGCGGCGAACGGACGGCGGTGGAGGAACCGGCCCGTGGTCACCGTCGCCGAGCCGGGCCGGGAGTTCGCGTTCACGCGCACGGAGCCCTTCTCCGGCACCATCGCCTGGCGCTACCTTCTCGAACCCGTCGACGGAGGCACCCGGGTGACCGAGAGCTACACGGTGCAGCGGCCGGTGAGCCGGTTCGGCTGGCTGGTCATCGAGAAGGTCTTCGGCGGCTCCGACCGGCGGGCCGCGCTGCGCGAGGGCATGCGCACCACCCTCGAGCGGCTGCGCGCGACACTCGAGCGGGAGGGAGCGACCGAGCAGCGATGA
- a CDS encoding DUF421 domain-containing protein, producing the protein MWFDSWSDIARVLAVGAAAYVTVVVVLRFSGKRTLAKLNAFDWVVSVAFGSTLATILLSSDVAWAEGAAALALLAALQFAVAWTTARTTRGRATVTARPTLLLEDGRPLPQALLRQRVTLDEIRQAVRSTGSGDLSDVAAVVLESDGSLSVISRSRAGDRSALEGVGTTS; encoded by the coding sequence ATGTGGTTCGACTCCTGGTCCGACATCGCACGCGTGCTCGCCGTCGGAGCGGCTGCCTACGTCACCGTGGTGGTGGTGCTGCGGTTCTCCGGAAAACGCACCTTGGCCAAGCTCAACGCCTTCGACTGGGTGGTGAGCGTGGCCTTCGGCTCGACGCTTGCCACCATCCTGCTGAGCAGCGACGTGGCCTGGGCCGAGGGTGCCGCGGCGCTGGCCCTGCTGGCGGCACTGCAGTTCGCGGTGGCCTGGACGACGGCCCGCACGACACGTGGCCGCGCGACGGTCACCGCCCGTCCGACGCTGCTGCTGGAGGACGGCCGTCCCCTCCCGCAGGCGCTCCTGCGTCAGCGGGTGACTCTCGACGAGATCCGCCAGGCGGTGCGTTCCACCGGCAGCGGCGACCTGTCCGACGTGGCGGCGGTCGTGCTGGAGTCCGACGGCTCGCTGAGCGTGATCTCGCGCTCGAGAGCCGGGGACCGCTCGGCACTCGAGGGCGTCGGCACGACGTCCTGA
- a CDS encoding sensor histidine kinase — protein MPTPADRRRTARSAALWATVLATAVSALAAAVVAWRAGLGQEQARIVEAVVVPACCGVGALVLSGRPGQPVGRALLVGGAAWGLASLPVELLVDRLATGTDALAAGLLAVAFTVRGLGWMLLAVLLPLLFPDGASGVWRWWLRLAAADLGLFAAMMLAQPTLVDDRLAAIDNPIGLPRSLTAVWEATALVVAALGAACLVAGLVAVARRWRHGDALVRQQVGWFALGLVVAVAGVVLLFSGVPAAPVFSLAVAALPIAVGVAVLQHRLYELDVLVNRALLWTVLTAAVVAVYVLVVAGVGAMLDERGAGWLPWAATAVVAVAFQPLREVIQGAVNRLTFGAWDDPQALVRSLHTRLEQATRPERALPDVLAATVQSLHLDHLSVTTAEGQPLASAGGPPGDAPRRLPLVHAGTPVGELVVGGGRRRRRDEDVLAELAAALAPAVQAARLHADLQHSRERLVVAREEERRRLRRDLHDGLGPALAGLTLKLDTARNLLGDEPLLREMRADVQAAIADVRRLVEGLRPVPLDELGLPEALRRLVDRTPAGGPAVSLVTDGADSPAAAVELAAYRIVQEALTNVLRHSGAGSCDVSVRGENGHLVVRVADDGRGLPDDAGVGSGAETMRERAEELGGSLDLLPRPGGGTVVRAVRPRNPS, from the coding sequence ATGCCCACCCCGGCTGACCGACGGCGCACCGCGCGGTCGGCTGCCCTCTGGGCGACGGTGCTCGCGACGGCGGTGTCGGCTCTCGCCGCCGCCGTCGTCGCCTGGCGCGCCGGTCTGGGGCAGGAGCAGGCCCGGATCGTCGAGGCCGTCGTGGTCCCGGCCTGCTGCGGCGTCGGCGCCCTGGTCCTGAGCGGTCGCCCGGGTCAGCCCGTCGGCCGGGCACTCCTCGTCGGCGGCGCGGCCTGGGGACTCGCCTCGCTGCCCGTCGAGCTGCTGGTGGACCGGCTCGCCACCGGGACCGACGCGCTCGCGGCGGGGCTGCTGGCCGTCGCGTTCACGGTCCGCGGGCTGGGTTGGATGCTGCTGGCCGTCCTCCTGCCCCTGCTGTTCCCCGACGGCGCGTCCGGTGTCTGGCGGTGGTGGCTGCGCCTGGCCGCCGCCGACCTCGGCCTGTTCGCGGCGATGATGCTCGCCCAGCCGACGCTGGTCGACGACCGGCTGGCCGCGATCGACAACCCGATCGGCCTGCCGAGGTCGCTCACCGCCGTGTGGGAGGCCACCGCGCTGGTCGTGGCCGCCCTCGGCGCGGCCTGCCTGGTCGCCGGCCTGGTCGCGGTGGCCCGTCGCTGGCGGCACGGCGACGCGCTGGTCCGGCAGCAGGTCGGCTGGTTCGCGCTCGGCCTGGTGGTGGCGGTGGCCGGGGTGGTCCTCCTGTTCTCGGGGGTGCCCGCGGCGCCGGTGTTCTCACTGGCGGTGGCCGCTCTGCCGATCGCCGTCGGGGTCGCCGTCCTGCAGCACCGCCTCTACGAGCTCGACGTGCTCGTCAACCGGGCGCTGCTGTGGACCGTGCTCACCGCGGCGGTGGTGGCGGTGTACGTACTGGTGGTGGCCGGCGTCGGCGCGATGCTGGACGAACGCGGGGCCGGCTGGCTGCCGTGGGCCGCGACGGCCGTGGTCGCCGTGGCGTTCCAGCCGCTGCGCGAGGTGATCCAGGGTGCGGTCAACCGGCTCACCTTCGGCGCCTGGGACGACCCGCAGGCGCTGGTGCGGTCGCTGCACACCCGGCTGGAGCAGGCGACCAGGCCGGAGCGCGCGCTGCCCGACGTGCTGGCGGCGACCGTGCAGTCGCTGCACCTGGACCACCTCTCGGTCACCACGGCAGAGGGGCAGCCGCTGGCGTCCGCGGGCGGGCCGCCGGGCGATGCCCCCCGCCGGCTGCCACTGGTGCACGCCGGCACGCCGGTCGGCGAGCTGGTGGTCGGGGGCGGGCGACGGCGCCGTCGCGACGAGGACGTGCTTGCCGAGCTGGCCGCCGCGCTGGCGCCGGCGGTCCAGGCCGCCCGGCTGCACGCCGATCTGCAGCACTCGCGGGAACGGCTGGTCGTGGCCCGCGAGGAGGAACGCCGGCGGCTGCGGCGCGACCTGCACGACGGGCTCGGCCCGGCGCTCGCGGGGCTGACGCTGAAGCTGGACACGGCGCGCAACCTGCTCGGGGACGAACCGCTGCTGCGCGAGATGCGGGCCGACGTCCAGGCGGCGATCGCCGACGTGCGGCGGCTCGTGGAGGGCCTGCGGCCCGTCCCGCTGGACGAGCTCGGTCTGCCCGAGGCACTGCGCCGGCTGGTCGACCGGACGCCGGCCGGCGGCCCCGCCGTCTCGCTGGTCACCGACGGCGCCGACTCCCCCGCCGCGGCGGTCGAGCTGGCCGCCTACCGGATCGTGCAGGAGGCGCTGACCAACGTGCTGCGCCACTCGGGCGCAGGCTCCTGCGACGTCTCGGTCCGCGGCGAGAACGGGCACCTGGTGGTCCGGGTCGCCGACGACGGGCGCGGCCTTCCCGACGATGCCGGCGTGGGCTCGGGCGCCGAGACCATGCGCGAACGGGCCGAGGAGCTGGGCGGCTCGCTGGACCTGCTGCCCCGACCCGGGGGCGGCACCGTCGTCCGCGCCGTCCGGCCGAGGAACCCGTCGTGA
- a CDS encoding RNA polymerase sigma factor has product MTLPPAPAASTANLHRVVDAVWRMESARLIGALTRVTGDVGLAEELAQDALVAALEQWPGTGVPAKPGAWLMATAKHRAIDTFRRSANLRRKTELLGRDLEEADEPDWAAELDEVVEDDVLRLIFIACHPVLSREARVALTLRLVGGLTTDEIARAFLVPEKTLAQRIVRAKRTLTAAHVPFEMPAGTEFDARVGSVLEVLYLIFNEGYSATAGEDLVRPSLCQEAMRLGRILAGLVPREPEVHGLVALMEIQASRLAARVGPAGEPVLLTEQDRSTWDRMLIARGLAALDRAEGRAADQGRALGPYALQAAIAACHARAATIEDTDWARIAALYEALAALTPSPVVELNRAMAVSRAYGPAAGLELVDRLVDVPALRGYHLLPSARGDLLEQVGRREEARAEFERAASLTRNERERRLLLDRATACAPRLDG; this is encoded by the coding sequence GTGACCCTGCCGCCCGCGCCGGCGGCGTCGACGGCGAACCTGCACCGCGTCGTCGACGCCGTCTGGCGCATGGAGTCGGCCAGGCTGATCGGTGCCCTCACCCGCGTCACCGGCGACGTCGGCCTGGCCGAGGAGCTCGCGCAGGACGCCCTCGTCGCGGCGCTCGAGCAGTGGCCCGGGACCGGGGTGCCGGCCAAGCCGGGCGCCTGGCTCATGGCCACCGCCAAGCACCGGGCGATCGACACGTTCCGCCGGTCGGCGAACCTCCGGCGCAAGACGGAGCTGCTCGGGCGCGACCTCGAGGAGGCCGACGAACCCGACTGGGCGGCCGAACTGGACGAGGTGGTCGAGGACGACGTCCTGCGGCTGATCTTCATCGCCTGCCACCCGGTGCTCTCCCGCGAGGCCCGGGTCGCGCTCACCCTCCGGCTGGTCGGCGGCCTGACCACCGACGAGATCGCCCGCGCCTTCCTCGTGCCCGAGAAGACGCTGGCGCAGCGGATCGTGCGGGCCAAGCGCACGCTCACCGCCGCGCACGTGCCCTTCGAGATGCCGGCCGGCACCGAGTTCGACGCGCGGGTCGGGTCGGTCCTCGAGGTGCTGTACCTGATCTTCAACGAGGGTTACTCCGCGACGGCGGGAGAGGACCTCGTGCGCCCGTCCCTGTGCCAGGAGGCCATGCGTCTGGGCCGGATCCTGGCGGGCCTGGTACCGCGCGAGCCGGAGGTGCACGGCCTGGTCGCGCTCATGGAGATCCAGGCCTCGCGGCTGGCCGCCCGCGTCGGCCCGGCCGGTGAGCCGGTGCTGCTGACCGAGCAGGACCGCAGCACCTGGGACCGCATGCTGATCGCCCGCGGGCTCGCCGCGCTCGACCGCGCCGAGGGTCGTGCCGCGGACCAGGGCCGGGCGCTCGGGCCCTATGCGCTGCAGGCCGCGATCGCCGCCTGCCACGCGCGCGCGGCGACGATCGAGGACACCGACTGGGCGCGCATCGCCGCCCTCTACGAGGCGCTGGCCGCGCTGACGCCGTCCCCGGTGGTGGAGCTCAACCGCGCCATGGCCGTCTCCCGGGCCTACGGCCCGGCGGCCGGCCTGGAGCTGGTCGATCGCCTGGTCGACGTCCCGGCGCTCCGTGGGTACCACCTCCTGCCCAGCGCCCGGGGTGATCTGCTCGAGCAGGTGGGACGGCGCGAGGAGGCGCGCGCGGAGTTCGAGAGGGCCGCGTCGCTCACCCGCAACGAGCGGGAGCGGAGGCTCCTGCTGGACCGGGCGACGGCGTGCGCGCCCCGGCTCGACGGCTGA